In one Pseudomonas sp. 31-12 genomic region, the following are encoded:
- the rfbD gene encoding dTDP-4-dehydrorhamnose reductase: MKILISGQHGQVSRELQLRLGAVGELIVLGRDQLDLAKPEQIRQQVQHIRPDLIINAAAHTAVDQAESEPELAFAINAIGPGILAEEAAALGIPLIHYSTDYVFDGSKAEPYNEADAPNPLGVYGNSKLAGEQAITAVQDQHLILRTSWVYSTHGRNFLLTMQRLLQEKPEMRIVADQIGAPTWAGTIAASTLALIERWQAGQAGAWGTYHLTAQGETSWFGFARAIGEALREQGKPCANLLPIPSSDYPTPAARPLNSRLDCSRLQREWGVSQPDWQTALRECLAEQA, from the coding sequence GCTGTTGGCGAGTTGATTGTGCTGGGGCGAGATCAGCTCGACCTAGCCAAACCGGAACAGATTCGCCAGCAGGTTCAGCACATTCGCCCGGACCTGATCATCAACGCGGCGGCTCACACCGCAGTCGATCAAGCTGAAAGCGAGCCCGAGCTTGCGTTTGCCATCAACGCGATTGGCCCGGGCATCCTGGCCGAAGAAGCAGCGGCGCTCGGCATCCCGCTGATTCACTACTCCACCGATTACGTGTTCGATGGCAGCAAAGCCGAGCCGTACAACGAAGCCGACGCGCCCAACCCGCTCGGCGTTTACGGCAACAGTAAGCTGGCCGGCGAGCAAGCGATCACCGCAGTACAAGATCAACACCTGATCCTGCGGACCAGTTGGGTCTACTCGACCCACGGCCGCAATTTCCTGCTGACCATGCAACGCCTGCTGCAAGAGAAACCGGAGATGCGCATTGTCGCTGACCAGATCGGCGCGCCCACCTGGGCCGGCACCATCGCTGCCAGCACTCTCGCACTGATCGAACGCTGGCAGGCGGGACAAGCCGGTGCCTGGGGCACTTATCACCTGACCGCTCAGGGTGAAACCTCCTGGTTCGGTTTCGCCCGGGCCATCGGCGAAGCGCTGCGGGAACAGGGCAAGCCTTGCGCCAACCTGCTGCCGATCCCCTCCAGCGATTATCCGACGCCGGCCGCCCGGCCGCTGAACTCGCGCCTGGATTGCAGTCGCCTGCAACGCGAATGGGGTGTCAGTCAGCCTGACTGGCAAACCGCGCTGCGCGAGTGTCTTGCCGAGCAAGCCTAG